The proteins below are encoded in one region of Stigmatopora argus isolate UIUO_Sarg chromosome 2, RoL_Sarg_1.0, whole genome shotgun sequence:
- the ildr1a gene encoding immunoglobulin-like domain-containing receptor 1a: MRRLIATAIFSSLLKASLCIQVIVSQQERSTPLFASVTLRCDFSTSANLQDVLITWRFKSFCKDPVLEYYSTAYQSALQLGQDPSNDCPDRQRTIRTVIQKRGNNEPIRGPEYSDRKISIQNKADLVINEVMWWDNGVYFCAVDAAGDTTGDNDKEVKLIVYHWLTVLFIVIGALLLIILFGVCCCQCCPQICCCYVRCPCCPQRCCCPEKAVMQHRMMKDAKRAMNPWMMGQPIYGPPSQVPSQMNPLLYPGSVSGKSMSMHPMPLPPPQSSAYSVPTPSIHGAHTPANNNQMLDYMESQMRGLDVSSPLQLQPPPPPHMQHIPPAPQHMPINIPFSGGAPSLISGLGDVPAERRVITLPPIREPGRVPPPAPKTRPPSSSESSRGFGSGTPARRYPSPTRSRGIPRSYSEESLDGRSHGGPRRGPDRSRSRSRDDLFDSRSKSDHPPPGARRPSWSSDDEGSGRRGGARRGGGAWNEKPPNYTEYEPGKKPRRSEHYSVKSYRSGTSVVI; the protein is encoded by the exons atgcgGCGTTTAATAGCTACCGCCATCTTTTCTTCACTTCTAAAAG CGTCACTGTGCATTCAGGTGATCGTCTCCCAGCAGGAGCGAAGCACGCCTCTTTTCGCCTCCGTCACCCTGCGCTGCGACTTCTCCACGTCTGCTAACCTCCAAGACGTGCTGATCACTTGGAGGTTCAAATCCTTCTGCAAGGACCCCGTCTTGGAGTACTACTCCACAG ctTACCAGTCGGCACTCCAGTTGGGTCAGGATCCGTCCAATGACTGCCCAGATCGCCAACGCACCATTCGGACCGTGATTCAGAAGAGGGGAAACAATGAGCCCATCCGGGGCCCCGAGTACAGCGATCGCAAGATCTCCATCCAGAATA AGGCCGACCTGGTCATCAATGAGGTGATGTGGTGGGACAACGGCGTGTACTTTTGTGCCGTGGATGCGGCCGGCGACACCACCGGAGACAACGACAAAGAAGTCAAGCTCATCGTTTATC ATTGGCTAACAGTGCTGTTCATCGTCATCGGCGCCCTGCTGCTCATCATCTTATTCGGGGTCTGCTGCTGCCAGTGTTGTCCTCAGATATGTTGCTGCTACGTGCGATGCCCCTGCTGCCCGCAGCGGTGCTGCTGCCCGGAGAAAG CGGTCATGCAGCATCGCATGATGAAGGACGCCAAGAGGGCCATGAATCCCTGGATGATGGGACAGCCAATATACGGACCCCCGAGCCAGGTTCCCTCGCAAATGAACCCGCTGCTCTACCCAG GGTCGGTGAGCGGGAAGAGCATGTCGATGCATCCcatgccgctgccgccgccccaGTCTTCGGCTTACAGCGTGCCGACCCCGAGCATCCACGGGGCCCACACGCCCGCCAACAACAACCAGATGCTGGACTACATGGAGAGTCAAATGCGAGGCTTGGATGTCAGCAGTCCGTTGCAG cttcAGCCACCACCACCCCCCCACATGCAACAcatcccccccgccccccagcACATGCCCATCAACATCCCCTTTTCGGGCGGGGCCCCCAGCTTGATATCGGGCCTGGGCGACGTCCCGGCCGAGCGCCGCGTCATCACCCTGCCGCCCATCCGCGAGCCCGGCCGAGTCCCGCCCCCGGCGCCCAAGACCCGCCCGCCCAGCTCCAGCGAGAGCAGCCGCGGCTTCGGCTCCGGGACCCCCGCCCGCCGCTACCCCTCGCCCACGCGGTCCAGGGGAATCCCCAGAAGCTACAGCGAGGAATCCCTGGACGGGCGCTCCCACGGCGGCCCGCGGCGAGGCCCGGATCGCTCCCGTTCCCGCTCCAGGGACGATCTCTTCGACAGCAGGTCCAAGTCCGACCACCCCCCGCCGGGAGCGCGTCGCCCCTCCTGGAGTTCGGACGACGAGGGCTCCGGTCGGAGGGGAGGAGCTAggagagggggcggggcctgGAACGAGAAACCTCCCAACTACACGGAGTACGAGCCGGGAAAGAAACCGAGGAGGAGCGAACACTACTCT GTTAAGAGCTATCGCAGTGGCACCAGCGTCGTCATCTGA